GCTCGAGAAACATCGGACTGCTGCGAGCCGCTGACGCGTTCCTCAAGGATGCCGAGGGCGAGCCGTAACCGGGCCAGCGGCGAACAAAGCTCGTGCGCAACGTCGCCGAGAAAACGTTTCTGGCCCGTGACAAAACCGTCCAGACGCTGGGCCATGCTGTTAATGGCCTGGCTGAGGGTACCGAGTTCATCGCCGCGGTGCGCCTCCACCCGTACATCGAAATGACCTTCTGCAATCTGCTGGGTGGCCTGGGTCATTTGGGCAATGGAACGCGTGATGCCCCGAACGATCGGCACCCAGAACAGCGCCGAGAAAATCGCCGCGCCAAAAACCGCCACCAGCCACGGTCGCAAATCCAGGAACAATCCCCTGCCGGTCAACGTCTCAGACTCCACGACGACAAAAACTCCCGTCGAGGCGCGAACGATGAACCAATAATGCGGGGGATTACCGGCGCGAATAAGCATGCGTGGCGGATTCGGATTGCGCCCGACTGGCGGAGGGGGACGTCGCTCGGGCGGTGAATCCTGCGGCGGCAAATTACCGGGTTCACCCATGGCCTCGGGTGGCGGACGTCGTTGAGGTCCCGGACGGCGGGCAAGGCGTTCGTGTACTTCGGGAGGCAATCGCTGTGGGTCACCTACTAATGGCCGCCCTTCATCGGAGAATACATGGAAGCGGACTTTGTACGTATTGTCGTATTGATCCAACATACTCTTCCACTGCTCCAGCGGACGGTTGGACATCTCAGCAGCAATCTCGTCACCGATGGTCTGCAAGTGTTCAACCGCCCCAGCCGTCAGCAGAAAATCGCGGTCAAAGACAAATTGCGACCGCACCAACAGGATGAATCCGGCGGCCAACAACGCGAGGTTCAGGAAGAACCACAGCAGGATACGGGGAAGGAGTGGCAGACGCAGTTTCATACTTCATCCGGGTTGATGAACATATAACCGACCGCGCGAACGGTGCGAATGAACCGCGGGCTGGCCGATTCGTCCCCAAGCTTCTTGCGCAACGAACAAATATGCACGTCCACCGAGCGATCATAGACGTCATAATTGCGGTCGGTGATCGATTCGATGAGCTGTTCACGAGACCGGACACGCCCACGTGCGCGCGCGAGGCATTCCAGCAAATCGAATTCGATGGCCGTCAAATCGAGGGGCTTGTCGCCGAGCGCTGCCACGCGTGCATCGGAATTGAGCCGCAGTTCGCCCA
This is a stretch of genomic DNA from Verrucomicrobiia bacterium. It encodes these proteins:
- a CDS encoding HAMP domain-containing sensor histidine kinase, which encodes MKLRLPLLPRILLWFFLNLALLAAGFILLVRSQFVFDRDFLLTAGAVEHLQTIGDEIAAEMSNRPLEQWKSMLDQYDNTYKVRFHVFSDEGRPLVGDPQRLPPEVHERLARRPGPQRRPPPEAMGEPGNLPPQDSPPERRPPPPVGRNPNPPRMLIRAGNPPHYWFIVRASTGVFVVVESETLTGRGLFLDLRPWLVAVFGAAIFSALFWVPIVRGITRSIAQMTQATQQIAEGHFDVRVEAHRGDELGTLSQAINSMAQRLDGFVTGQKRFLGDVAHELCSPLARLRLALGILEERVSGSQQSDVSRASEQADEIAALVNELLSFSKATLGAAHAKLQQVPLRAIVDLAVRREGSDGARIEVNMASDLRAEVEPELLTRALSNLLRNAIRYAGPAGPITISVEQHDGQVALTVSDCGPGIPETELQRIFDPFYRLDASRDRETGGVGLGLAIVKTCVEACQGTVVAANRLPNGLQVTITLRMA